Within Sphaerodactylus townsendi isolate TG3544 linkage group LG05, MPM_Stown_v2.3, whole genome shotgun sequence, the genomic segment AGAAAAACACGTTGTATTCCtggcactgattttttttggtcttcGATGAACATGCAATTTCTATTCCTAGCACCATCTGTGCACCTTTTGCCAATACGCCATAAGTTTCCTGTTTCACAAAGACGTCTGTTGTCAGTAGACTTAATTTCTCTAATCCTTCTGTTCTGATCATGAAAACTGGCCTTAAGATTTCAAAAAACTGACCTTGAGGAAAGTCTGTTTGAATATTAGGTACATGCCAATGTTCCCCTCAGAAAAGCAATTTAGAGCAGCTTCAAGTGGTGAGCTGTGCTGGCCTACTTGTGGTGCTTGTGGACCAGATATTTAATagtatttcactttttaaaataacttccaCACTGAAACTGGAATTGGTTGAGTAATACTTTACTCCACCACTCTGTCCTCTTTTGCATGCTCAGTATGAATGTCTATCAACAGGACTTTTTGCTATGCTTGCCTCTGAAGGAAGCAGGCAGATTCTTGGTAACAGGCAATTTGGTTTACAATGTAGACACTTTTTTGCTAATCGTGATGTATGGCAGTGGGACTGATTTgtaataaaatgttatttaatcTGTCTTTGTATTTTGATACTTGAATTATTTCCTTATTTCCTGTATATAAAAATTGTTATTCTGTCCAGTTTGTGGTACCAAACATAATCAATCTGTGCAACAACATAGACTGACCTCACTACAACAAGGCGAGACTGTAAATATTCCTGGGCTTCCAGCAGtcgttttgttgtttttgttttcataattGTACAACTTAGAACAGACTAATAAAATTAGACACACCTCTGTTTTGATTGCTGTGGTGTAAGTATTAAAGTGTGCTATGAATTATGGGAAGGCTACAACTTTAAGCATGCTTGTTAAGTACCTTTCACTGAATGAACTGGGACTGCCTTGAAATAAATGACTGAATCATTTCAAACTTGTTTCATCAGCTGGGAAAGATAGGACATGTGCCAGTTGGTCTAAAAACACAAAGTAACAACATTTTGAGCTGTTCGAAGGTTTATTGTGGCGGAACTTGGCATTGTCAGTTGGTATTTCAGCAGCTTCAAGAATCCATCTGAACAAGTGCTTTGGGTATCACTGCACAGAGCAGGGCAATGCTTAGTTGATTACACAAAACCTTGACCCAAAGCAGTCTGAACAACTGCCagtcttttttccttctccctgcTGCCACGTGCACTGCCTCATTGAAGATGGTTAATTATCCCTCCTTCATTCTTCCCCTCAGGAAGCAGAAAATTCTTCAGTATTTCTGAGTAGTAGGGACCAAAcacctgtctgttgtgggcagtcAAACTGCCAAATCTCTGGCCAACTTCCAGCATTTCTTCCTGAACGGGAGCAAGGCCATGGGGGAGATTCTTAGAGTTTTGGCCAGCAGGAGACACACAGTGCCCTAGAAAATTTTCAATCCGTTGCTCTGTAGGaattaaaacagaagcagaaacagGGTTGGTTTCTGTAATTATTCCTCTCATTACGGGTCCTAATAAGTTGAAAGCTATATTATACATTTATGAATAAATCATTCTTAGAACAGCTTGAAATGTAATGAAATCAAGTGAAAATGTCACAGTGCATAATCTAACCACATTGgcttttaaagtttaaaagcAAGCCTTACATTTGACACAATAttgattttaacctgttttatCCCTCATCACTGAATTAACAAGAACGGAAGAGCTGatttttatagcccacttttctctacttgagtctcagtgcagcttacaattgccttcccttgccctccatacatcagacaccttgtgagttaggtggggctgagagagtttagagacactgtgactagctcaagatcacccagcaggcttcatgtggaagattaGGGAAACAAacttagttccccagattagagtctgtcactcatgtagaggagtatgGAATTGACCCTGCTGTAAACTACTGCACCATGCATTCTCTGTTCTGAATGGCGTGGCATAGTAAACACCAACCTTACTGGTTAAAAACATGTACTCTGGACCAAATTAAAACTCAGCAAAAACTGATTAGCCAGGCCAGTTATAATTCAAACTATTTGCCAGTtactaggatttttaaaaaatgttgcataTTTGGTTGCACATTCCCCAAATTACTTGACCTAATGCAACTTAACTTTTATCCATGCCATCCTTAATTTTATAGTGTACGAATTTGCTAGAAAAGTGCCAATGAATAGACTACATAAATGAATCTACTAAGCAACTACTTAGGTGTGGGCACAAACGATTCCATATACCCACCCCCCAATTACAATGTTTGTAAATTTGTCAGCAGCACTGGGGCTTAATTCATTGAGAAGAGCACAAAATACTCAAGTTTCACATTTTAGGCTATTTTATTTCTAACCTCTGCAGTAGGGCTGTATATAACTTTTACAGTGCATCCGCTGCCGTTCAAGAGAAAGATATCTCAGCTTACAACAAGTTTTCAAATATTAGTTTTTCGTTTCCAATTTGAACATACTTTTGTCTCAAtttttaaacagggaaatgcagatttgcaaggcAAAGACAGAAACCACGTTATAAATATGGTCCATGACTCATAACTGGATCTGAAATCCATGCTTGCATAATCTAGTCTTACATCATATTCTCATATTCAAGTGTAGAATCACACCAGATTTGCAAAAATCAACTTTCATGACTTACCTATTACCATTCGTACTGCATTGTCCTTATCTGCAATGCTCCTAATCTGACCTTTCAGTGAAGCAGCCTTTTCATCACTGAGAGCAGGATGCCCCAGTTGGAGCAGAATGCTATTTACTTCCTGATGTATTTGATTGCTGATGTCCTGTAAAGCATCTTCTAACCTAAGCCATAAACAGATATACCATTGTCACAGGATCCTTCTTGAAATTTACCTGGGGACAGCTTTTCATAACCATGGCAAAAAAGAGTCAACTTGCCCTTCTTTCACAAATTTGACTCAGCGATGCAAAATTAAAAGTGGTGCTTGGTCTTGGAGCAGCTAGCAATTAGCCTGTGTTATTATTTAACCCCTTCTTGCTTTTTCACAAGCTGCTCTCTTGTTTCAACTATCTCTCTACCACTTGAATGGTGACAACATACAATTAGCTACTGCTCCTTGGTTTAATGAGAAATGTTAAACTGCATATATTCCCTGTACTAGAGAAACTTACAGTGTTGCTGACTACCTGTTCACAAACAGCATCAGGGTGGATGCTATAGTATAGGACAAGTCTAGTCCTGCCTACTTGCTTCCTATGGCTTGCCTGTATTATGTGAATCACAGCCCTTCAGCTGAGAGCAACATGAATCCCAAGAAAGCTGAATTCACGTTTCTTAAAACAAGCTTAAAATCGCTTACCTCATTTGCGGAAGCCCATCTGTGAGGGCTTTTGTTACCCATTTCAGTCTATCTACACACCCCGGTGAGTTGGACAGCACATTTCCACATATGCTGTTGCTCACTAGTACGACTGCTGCAATAAGGGTCAGCTGATTCACTTGCATCTGGATCATATGTAAACGGTCTTTGTCCATTAACAAAGTCTACAAAAGAAAGCACAATTTTAAAGCACACCTTTCTAGCACTAGTGTTGGTTCTCAAGTTGTCAGAGCAAGAGGAATTACACTGATGCTATTAATTGCAAAATAATATGCTGCATGTTCTAAGGGACCCCTCTGAAAGTGTACCGTAGCTGTTCTTAAGTAATAATAAGCATATGCCTTCTTACTTCAGGATAGTATTTTCCTGGCTCCCAATGCAGCAAGTCCATGTATGCTTGGTTTAGCACAGCAGTAGGACTACATATTGAAACTTCTCCAGCAGCCACTTCTCGTGGTGGAACAGATGATCCACTGGTCTCAGGGTTGGATGAAGATGGTGCCAAATCAGAAGCTGATACTTTAGATGCTGCTGTGCGCAGCCACTCAGTTGTACAAGCCAGATTGCCTGAAGTACAATAGTGGAGAAAGAGGTTTGACAGAAGAACATATGTATATCTGCACAGGTTGCTCCTTGCTGATCCTCTGTGCTTTTATTTATATGATCAGCAGCCAAGCAGACAACTGAAGGGTGTGTCTGTGGGGAAATGATTCTTTTATTTGTTAGGAAAATTGATATTTTGCTTACTACCCTCACAAGTGCCACAATCTtctaacaatttaaaattcacatGATAAAATAGTTCCCCAGTCCATGGGGGGAGGCAGCATTGTGTGTAGGTTATACCTCCTACTTGCCCTGTGAGCAGGGCATATGCAAATTTTTGGCAAAGGCCTCCATTTAACCCAAGGAGGTGCTCCACCACCCCAGTCCATGCCCGGCCTGCTCAGTTGCATCCTTAAGAAATAAGCAGGACATAATGTTGAAACATGAAAAGAAATTTTATTGGGCTTCTTGTGCCTCTCATTGTCTAGCAGCAGCACCTGGAGTAGAAAAGAAAATACTCCTTCAGATGGAGCGTTCCCAGGCAGCTTCTACAGCGGAGTCACTGTAACAGGACAGTGCAATAGCCTCATCTTTTGAACCTGCTACTGAAACCTCTGCAAGGACAGCAACCACCTCTCCTTCAGATTGGCACTCTCCTCTTCCTTGCTGAGATCCCAGCATGGACTGAGTGTGAGCAGCAACTTCTCTTCTGTCCCAAGGTTTCAGAGGCAGATAGACCTCCTGGCAGAAGCTCTTTAAGCTCATCAGAACCACTGACTCTTCCTCCTGCTTCACAAGGCCAGGAGGCCCTGACAAGTATTACCACCAAGATAGAACTCCCCCCATAACCCCCGCCAAGCTTTAGCCCCAACCGCAGGATGGGAGCTCCAAAATACCTAAGGAGGATTGCATTTGCATCTGGAGGGTGGTTCTCCCTCTCATCCCACTGTCATCAACAGAGCTTCCCTCCATGCACATCTCTGTGCCTACACTAGATGTTAAACATGACCTACTACAAAGATGTTAAACATGACCTGAGAATAAAGTATGAAAGTATGAAAAACAAGATGTGTCTTCCCCCCACCTCATCTTCTTCCTTACTCTCCCCGCCCAGGAGAAATCAAAGGAAGGGATTCAGTAGAGATCACTGCCATTCCACTGAGGAACCAGgctttcccccatcccccaaaccTCCAACAGAATCTGCCAGGGAGGCTCTTCTTCTAGACTCCCAGGCCACAAGGCCAGTGTTCTGCCCCACTATTGCTCCCCGAGTGGCTCCCTCTGCCCATTCAGAGTGATTACACTTAACTATGGCTTAAGACATGGATGAAGAGGAGTGGTCAGGGGAAGATCCGACCTCATCAGGCCCAGCCTCCACAAGACTGTTCCAATGTAAGGGCTTCTCGCAGTTCTTAGGGAAGTCAATCCACCCCAGAGGCCTCTAAAGAAACTTCCAACAAGGAGCATGCCAGTTGCTTTCACTTGGCGCCTCCAGCTCCTGCCATTGAGCCCTTTCCAGATTCCTCTGAGGAAATCTTATTAACTGAATGGGCCTCCCCAGGCACAGGAAGAAGCTTGTGTTCAATGGGAAAAAGAATGTACACGATGCTTGCTGCCACTATGAAAATTCTGAAGCTCCTCTAGTAAATGCACGGGTGGCAGCTCTAGCTTAGTGAAAACGGCAGTGCAGTGACAGTCACATTAATTatttccagaactggaaaagggggaggggggtataaggACAGGAGGAAGCAGCATGCAAATCTACAGGATGCTGTCAGTCTTTGTTGCACACTGGTTTGGCATCAATGTAGGTATCACTGCATGAATATACGTATGCATTGAGCCATGGTGTACTTATTGAGGCAGGCAACAGTTAATAACTTATCTTGTATCAGTAATAGCAATGAAGGCAAAGAAGAGTTCTAACAGCAGCTATTCAATTATAAACTAATTTGGAGTTCACTCTTTTCTGCATTTGTGTATTTAGCATAACGTGTACATGGAGGACTTGATTGTGGCTATAGTTAACCTGCCTTAACATAAGGGATCTGATAACAGTCACCTTCAATAAATGCACTTGGTAGTTTGTTCAGGATCTCCCGGAATTTTTTCCTCTCATACTGGACAGAGTGCTCTTGGAGATAAGGTTGGAGGGCTTGTATGGTAAAATTTACCATGTCCATTTTCATTAGGTCCAGAATTCGAAATATCTCTCTATCACAGAAAACAGAAGTGAGATATACATCACTTTGACTAAAGCACCATTTCTAGCACTAAAGATTCATCAAACTATTAAattagtcattttttaaaaagaaatctgcaaCGTCATCATGTGCTAGAACACCACACAGAGTTAATTCCATTATCCATCCAAGGCTATCTCCCTAATGTAGAAAGTCTCACTGAAGGGATTCTTAGGTAGCTTTGTCCTTGATATACTAAAGCGCTAATGGACTAGATCCACACTGCTTGCCCTTGAAGAAACACACTCATTAATGAAGGCGACACACACTGAATTCTAATGGTATAGATGAGTAACCATGTCATGTCAGTAAAACATGAAGCTTTATACAGTTACTGTGCGTATCATATATTAAAATTCTTTTTCATCATACCCATCAAATGCAAGATGATGTTCAAATTATTGCTAGTTAGACACAAATACATTTGGTGAGTGTTTAAGGTAAAATATGGCAATATTTGGAGAAAAATAATCTATAAAGTAATACACAAAGCAGTCTAGAATTAATGCTTTTGCACAGTAATAGTATTAAACCATACAAACCCTCTAGACCCTTAGAGCAAACaggatggaaaggcagcattaaaatgttataaataacaTGCATATCAAGCCACAacttttttagtttttatttcaGTTGGCAAAAGCAAGAAAGATGCCCATCACATTCAACACTCAcagtttctatttattttatttaaaacatttgttaacaGCCTTTATGgatctcaaggcaacttacaatataaataaaacataaaaacacaacaaagcaAACATTATAAAAAACTATTAAAGTCATAGTTTCAAAAATCCAATTAGGACTGCTGATAATAAAACCTAAATCAAGCAAAATAAATCTGTCTTCAACTATCTCCTGAATATCAACAACGAGGGGGCCAAGTATACCTCCATAATTATGGGATTGCCACAAAAAGGCCTTTCTTGTGTACCTACCAAATGACACCTCTAGCTGTGGGACAATCAAGAGGACATCTCATGATCTGAATTCCCATGCAGGAGAAAACAGTTTTTCAGATAACCTGGTCTCTAGTCGTATAGGACTTTAAAAGACACAATTCAAATCTTGAATTGGGTTCATGAGTGGATTGGTAGCCAGCATAATTGCTGTAGGAATGGGGGCATACATTCCCAATAGCTGGTCTGGACCAGCAGTCTAGCCACAGTATTCTGCACTAGCTGAAACTTCCAGACACTCTTCAAGGGTTGCCCCAAGTAGAACACACTGCTGcagtccagtcta encodes:
- the TCP11 gene encoding T-complex protein 11 homolog isoform X2, which translates into the protein MPNHEEKTTSSDSSASQNTNSSPPQILSMSELLEAANELSKMTIAHEIVVNHDFQLQDANFLPNSLESRVKETLHNAFWDSLREELSKTPPDYSHVVRLIQEIKESLLSLILPRHNRLRNQIEDTLDMELIKQEAEHGALNIPSLTTYILGMMAMLCAPIRDEEIQRLRNISDPVYLLREIFRILDLMKMDMVNFTIQALQPYLQEHSVQYERKKFREILNKLPSAFIEGNLACTTEWLRTAASKVSASDLAPSSSNPETSGSSVPPREVAAGEVSICSPTAVLNQAYMDLLHWEPGKYYPETLLMDKDRLHMIQMQVNQLTLIAAVVLVSNSICGNVLSNSPGCVDRLKWVTKALTDGLPQMRLEDALQDISNQIHQEVNSILLQLGHPALSDEKAASLKGQIRSIADKDNAVRMVIEQRIENFLGHCVSPAGQNSKNLPHGLAPVQEEMLEVGQRFGSLTAHNRQVFGPYYSEILKNFLLPEGKNEGGIINHLQ
- the TCP11 gene encoding T-complex protein 11 homolog isoform X1; the protein is MPNHEEKTTSSDSSASQNTNCNSKSVSNCEDNVAENVPNLCLPDFPISSPPQILSMSELLEAANELSKMTIAHEIVVNHDFQLQDANFLPNSLESRVKETLHNAFWDSLREELSKTPPDYSHVVRLIQEIKESLLSLILPRHNRLRNQIEDTLDMELIKQEAEHGALNIPSLTTYILGMMAMLCAPIRDEEIQRLRNISDPVYLLREIFRILDLMKMDMVNFTIQALQPYLQEHSVQYERKKFREILNKLPSAFIEGNLACTTEWLRTAASKVSASDLAPSSSNPETSGSSVPPREVAAGEVSICSPTAVLNQAYMDLLHWEPGKYYPETLLMDKDRLHMIQMQVNQLTLIAAVVLVSNSICGNVLSNSPGCVDRLKWVTKALTDGLPQMRLEDALQDISNQIHQEVNSILLQLGHPALSDEKAASLKGQIRSIADKDNAVRMVIEQRIENFLGHCVSPAGQNSKNLPHGLAPVQEEMLEVGQRFGSLTAHNRQVFGPYYSEILKNFLLPEGKNEGGIINHLQ
- the TCP11 gene encoding T-complex protein 11 homolog isoform X4, with the translated sequence MELIKQEAEHGALNIPSLTTYILGMMAMLCAPIRDEEIQRLRNISDPVYLLREIFRILDLMKMDMVNFTIQALQPYLQEHSVQYERKKFREILNKLPSAFIEGNLACTTEWLRTAASKVSASDLAPSSSNPETSGSSVPPREVAAGEVSICSPTAVLNQAYMDLLHWEPGKYYPETLLMDKDRLHMIQMQVNQLTLIAAVVLVSNSICGNVLSNSPGCVDRLKWVTKALTDGLPQMRLEDALQDISNQIHQEVNSILLQLGHPALSDEKAASLKGQIRSIADKDNAVRMVIEQRIENFLGHCVSPAGQNSKNLPHGLAPVQEEMLEVGQRFGSLTAHNRQVFGPYYSEILKNFLLPEGKNEGGIINHLQ
- the TCP11 gene encoding T-complex protein 11 homolog isoform X3, translated to MSELLEAANELSKMTIAHEIVVNHDFQLQDANFLPNSLESRVKETLHNAFWDSLREELSKTPPDYSHVVRLIQEIKESLLSLILPRHNRLRNQIEDTLDMELIKQEAEHGALNIPSLTTYILGMMAMLCAPIRDEEIQRLRNISDPVYLLREIFRILDLMKMDMVNFTIQALQPYLQEHSVQYERKKFREILNKLPSAFIEGNLACTTEWLRTAASKVSASDLAPSSSNPETSGSSVPPREVAAGEVSICSPTAVLNQAYMDLLHWEPGKYYPETLLMDKDRLHMIQMQVNQLTLIAAVVLVSNSICGNVLSNSPGCVDRLKWVTKALTDGLPQMRLEDALQDISNQIHQEVNSILLQLGHPALSDEKAASLKGQIRSIADKDNAVRMVIEQRIENFLGHCVSPAGQNSKNLPHGLAPVQEEMLEVGQRFGSLTAHNRQVFGPYYSEILKNFLLPEGKNEGGIINHLQ